From one Sphingobacteriales bacterium genomic stretch:
- a CDS encoding SDR family oxidoreductase, translating to MEKIFEGKVAIVTGGSFGIGRATAIAFARRGAKVVIGDYVENDETIHLIKADGADALFVKCDVSKIGDVKEMVDKTISTYGRLDYAFNNAGIEGTMGSITDCTEENWDKTISINLKGIWLCMKHEIPHMLQSGKGAIVNCASVAGLVGFPGLPAYVATKHGVVGLTKTAALEYVKAGIRVNAVCPGVIKTPMIDRITGGQKETEAQFVAGEPIGRMGTPEEIAEAVVWLCSDGASFTTGQALAVDGGWVAQ from the coding sequence ATGGAAAAAATATTTGAAGGCAAAGTTGCTATCGTTACAGGGGGTAGTTTTGGAATCGGCAGGGCTACTGCTATCGCTTTTGCAAGAAGGGGAGCTAAGGTGGTAATTGGAGATTATGTTGAAAATGATGAAACAATACATTTGATTAAGGCAGACGGTGCCGATGCCCTGTTTGTAAAATGTGATGTCTCAAAAATAGGGGATGTAAAAGAAATGGTTGATAAAACCATATCCACTTATGGCAGGCTGGATTACGCTTTCAATAATGCGGGCATAGAAGGCACTATGGGAAGCATAACAGACTGCACAGAAGAAAACTGGGATAAAACCATCAGCATTAATCTGAAGGGTATTTGGTTGTGTATGAAGCATGAAATACCGCACATGCTTCAGTCAGGCAAAGGTGCGATTGTAAATTGCGCATCTGTGGCAGGACTGGTCGGATTTCCCGGACTTCCTGCTTATGTGGCGACGAAACACGGTGTGGTGGGTCTGACCAAAACGGCTGCATTGGAATATGTAAAGGCAGGTATACGGGTGAACGCCGTTTGCCCGGGTGTGATTAAAACACCTATGATAGACCGTATAACAGGCGGACAGAAAGAGACCGAAGCTCAATTTGTGGCAGGCGAACCGATAGGCAGAATGGGTACTCCCGAAGAAATAGCAGAAGCGGTGGTTTGGTTGTGTTCGGACGGTGCTTCCTTTACCACCGGGCAGGCTCTTGCCGTTGACGGCGGCTGGGTTGCTCAATAA
- the ppsA gene encoding phosphoenolpyruvate synthase, translated as MYAPFILPFSEIHNKDIAIVGGKNASLGEMLSTLGDRGIRIPDGFATTADAFRFFLKENQLEKALHDLLQNLDTVSFSNLNEIGTKCKQLVSEAKMPDVLRSDIIAFYRGLCEKHGRELDVAVRSSATAEDLPNASFAGQHDSFLNRKGEEDVVLAVQQCFASLFNSRAIKYRHDNGFEHMKVYLSVGVQVMVRSDLFSAGVCFTIDPESGFEQVISITGCWGLGENIVQGAVNPDEFYVFKPTLASGKMAILSKKMGAKANTMVYSDSKGVGPTIINIETPSEKRKQWVLNDDEIQTIARWAVLIEQHYKCPMDIEWAKDGITNELFIVQARPETVHSLKKQRHITEYALKDKGTVLVKGSAVGSGIASGRARILLSPKDADKLQQGEVLITDITNPDWDPILKKAAAIVTNKGGRTSHAAIVAREVGAVAVVGTVNATKIIKDGQLVTVSCATGKTGEVYDGQLEWSQKEIDFDTIQMPATAPMLILGDPDKAFRLSFYPNKGVGLMRLEFIINSSIRVHPMALVKFDVLEDKKAKSEIEALTYGYADKKQYFVDKLSQAVATIAAAFYPKAVIVRMSDFKTNEYANLLGGLQFEPKEENPMIGFRGASRYYNIRYKEGFELECAAMKRVREDMGLTNVKLMIPFCRTVEEGKKVVQLMEDNGLKRGDNGLEIYVMAEIPSNVILAKEFAQVFDGFSIGSNDLTQLTLGLDRDSAIISDLFDENNQAVKAMIANVIKAAKENKVKIGLCGQAPSDDPSFAAFLVEQGIDSISFNPDALLKGMENMVNAECKLNQ; from the coding sequence GTGTACGCTCCATTTATTCTTCCCTTTTCTGAAATTCATAATAAAGATATTGCAATTGTTGGTGGTAAGAATGCCTCCCTGGGAGAAATGCTCAGTACGTTGGGCGATAGGGGTATCCGTATCCCGGATGGATTCGCCACAACGGCAGATGCATTCCGTTTTTTCCTAAAAGAAAATCAGTTGGAAAAAGCACTTCATGATTTACTCCAAAATCTGGATACGGTTTCATTTTCCAATCTGAATGAAATTGGCACAAAATGTAAGCAGCTTGTATCAGAGGCAAAAATGCCGGATGTATTGCGTTCGGATATTATTGCCTTTTACCGCGGCTTATGTGAAAAGCACGGTCGTGAACTGGATGTTGCCGTGCGCAGCAGCGCCACTGCAGAAGATTTGCCCAATGCCAGTTTTGCCGGTCAGCACGATTCCTTTTTAAACAGAAAAGGAGAGGAGGATGTCGTCCTTGCCGTACAGCAATGTTTTGCTTCTCTTTTCAACAGCCGCGCCATCAAATACCGTCACGATAACGGATTTGAACACATGAAGGTCTATTTGTCCGTTGGCGTGCAGGTAATGGTTCGTTCCGATTTATTTTCTGCCGGGGTTTGTTTTACGATTGATCCGGAATCCGGTTTTGAACAGGTCATTTCGATTACCGGCTGCTGGGGCCTGGGAGAAAATATCGTTCAGGGAGCTGTGAATCCCGATGAGTTTTATGTGTTTAAACCCACATTGGCATCCGGGAAAATGGCCATTCTTTCCAAAAAAATGGGTGCTAAAGCGAATACGATGGTATATTCAGATTCCAAAGGCGTCGGCCCAACCATCATTAATATCGAAACGCCTTCGGAAAAAAGAAAACAATGGGTATTGAATGATGATGAAATACAAACCATCGCTCGTTGGGCTGTCCTTATTGAACAGCATTATAAATGCCCGATGGATATAGAATGGGCAAAAGACGGCATAACCAACGAGTTGTTTATCGTACAGGCCAGGCCGGAGACCGTACATTCCTTAAAGAAGCAAAGACATATCACCGAGTATGCGTTGAAAGACAAGGGTACCGTTTTGGTGAAAGGCAGTGCGGTAGGTTCCGGTATTGCAAGCGGGCGTGCCCGTATCCTGCTTTCACCGAAAGATGCAGATAAACTTCAGCAGGGCGAGGTGTTGATTACCGATATCACCAATCCCGACTGGGATCCGATTCTCAAAAAGGCGGCAGCCATCGTGACGAACAAGGGCGGACGGACCAGCCATGCCGCCATCGTTGCCCGTGAAGTGGGAGCGGTTGCTGTCGTAGGTACGGTTAATGCAACTAAAATTATTAAAGACGGACAACTGGTAACCGTGAGTTGTGCGACCGGAAAAACAGGAGAAGTGTATGACGGACAGTTGGAATGGTCGCAAAAAGAAATTGATTTCGATACGATTCAAATGCCGGCGACTGCACCCATGTTGATTTTAGGCGACCCTGATAAAGCCTTTCGATTGTCTTTTTATCCGAATAAAGGTGTCGGATTGATGCGTCTCGAATTTATCATCAACAGTTCCATTAGAGTGCATCCGATGGCACTGGTGAAATTTGATGTACTGGAAGATAAAAAGGCTAAATCAGAGATAGAGGCTCTGACTTATGGGTATGCTGATAAAAAACAGTATTTCGTCGATAAGTTGTCACAGGCTGTAGCAACAATCGCAGCCGCTTTTTATCCGAAAGCTGTCATTGTCCGCATGAGCGATTTTAAAACAAATGAATATGCTAACCTGCTCGGCGGATTACAATTTGAACCCAAGGAAGAAAATCCGATGATAGGATTCAGGGGTGCATCCAGGTATTACAACATTCGGTATAAAGAGGGTTTTGAGTTGGAATGTGCCGCCATGAAAAGAGTGAGAGAAGATATGGGCCTGACGAATGTAAAACTGATGATTCCGTTTTGCAGGACAGTGGAGGAAGGGAAGAAAGTCGTGCAGCTTATGGAAGACAATGGATTGAAACGCGGCGATAATGGATTGGAAATTTATGTAATGGCTGAAATACCTAGTAATGTCATCTTAGCCAAAGAATTTGCACAGGTTTTTGACGGATTTTCTATAGGTTCCAATGATTTAACGCAATTGACATTAGGGCTGGACAGAGACTCTGCCATCATCAGTGATTTGTTTGATGAAAACAATCAGGCGGTTAAAGCGATGATTGCCAATGTCATTAAGGCAGCCAAAGAAAATAAGGTGAAGATAGGTTTGTGTGGTCAGGCGCCGAGCGACGACCCATCATTTGCTGCTTTTTTGGTGGAACAAGGCATTGACAGCATTTCCTTTAACCCGGATGCCTTATTAAAGGGAATGGAAAATATGGTAAATGCGGAATGTAAATTAAATCAATAA
- the rimO gene encoding 30S ribosomal protein S12 methylthiotransferase RimO → MKTKSHTKDKYNVITLGCSKNLVDSEVLVAQLKHNDFEVEHQSEKKDANIIIVNTCGFIDRAKEESINTILSYAKQKEKGKIDKLYVTGCLSQRYRDDLEVEIPQVDAYFGTLELPQLLEKLNADYKHELIGERFLTTPQHYAYLKISEGCNRTCTFCAIPLMRGKHISKTIDDVVAEAKNLARQGVKEIMLIAQELTYYGLDIYKERALAKLLYQLNEVEGIEWIRLHYAYPSKFPLDVLDAIRDCDKVCKYLDIPLQHANKYVLKRMQRQITQKETRELIRQIRAKIPGIAIRTTMLVGFPGETEKEFQDLCDFVQEMQFERLGVFQYSHEDDTAAYNLEDDVPQEIKEERAGRLMQIQQEISFQKNEAKAGQVFKVLIDRKEGGYFVGRTEFDSPEVDNEVLVDAKKNYCRVGDFCKVKIYDVTDFDLYGEVI, encoded by the coding sequence ATGAAGACAAAATCCCATACAAAAGATAAATACAACGTCATTACACTGGGCTGCTCCAAAAACCTGGTCGATTCGGAAGTATTGGTGGCTCAGCTCAAACACAATGATTTTGAAGTGGAGCATCAGTCTGAAAAGAAGGATGCCAACATCATCATAGTAAATACCTGCGGATTTATCGACAGAGCCAAGGAAGAGTCCATCAATACGATTTTGTCTTATGCCAAACAAAAAGAAAAGGGCAAAATTGATAAATTATATGTGACGGGTTGTTTGTCACAGCGTTATAGAGATGACTTGGAGGTGGAGATTCCGCAGGTGGATGCCTATTTCGGCACACTGGAATTGCCTCAGTTGCTGGAAAAATTAAATGCCGATTATAAGCATGAACTGATTGGTGAACGATTCCTGACAACACCACAGCATTATGCTTATCTGAAAATATCCGAAGGTTGCAACAGGACCTGCACGTTCTGCGCCATCCCTTTGATGCGTGGCAAACATATTTCCAAAACGATAGATGATGTAGTGGCGGAAGCGAAGAATCTCGCCAGACAAGGCGTTAAGGAAATCATGCTGATTGCTCAGGAGCTGACCTATTACGGGCTGGATATTTATAAAGAACGTGCATTGGCGAAATTGCTGTATCAACTCAATGAGGTGGAAGGTATCGAGTGGATTCGTCTGCACTATGCATATCCGAGTAAATTCCCGTTGGATGTCCTGGATGCTATCCGAGATTGTGACAAGGTCTGCAAATACCTGGATATTCCGCTGCAGCATGCAAATAAATATGTACTGAAACGCATGCAACGACAGATTACACAGAAAGAAACCAGGGAACTGATACGGCAGATTCGTGCAAAAATTCCGGGCATTGCCATCCGCACCACCATGCTGGTTGGATTTCCAGGCGAGACAGAGAAAGAATTTCAGGATTTGTGTGATTTCGTTCAGGAAATGCAGTTTGAACGTTTGGGTGTATTCCAGTATTCACATGAAGATGATACAGCTGCCTACAATTTGGAAGACGATGTCCCGCAGGAGATAAAGGAAGAACGTGCCGGAAGGCTGATGCAAATCCAGCAGGAGATTTCCTTTCAAAAAAATGAGGCTAAAGCCGGTCAGGTTTTTAAGGTCTTAATTGACAGAAAGGAAGGGGGCTATTTTGTAGGAAGAACCGAATTTGACTCGCCGGAAGTGGATAACGAAGTATTGGTAGATGCGAAGAAGAATTATTGCCGCGTTGGGGACTTTTGTAAGGTGAAAATCTACGACGTCACTGATTTTGATTTATATGGTGAAGTTATATAG
- the ftsY gene encoding signal recognition particle-docking protein FtsY, whose protein sequence is MGIFDKIFGNSKPEEELQAEEKQLNEGLEKTKQGFFSKITKAVAGKSTVDEAFLDELEEILISSDVGLPTTIKIIDRLEARVSKDKYLNTNELNQILKDEIGNILAENNTKDLMDFIPATDKKPYVIMVVGVNGVGKTTTIGKLSYQLKKAGKEVLLGAGDTFRAAAVDQLVIWSERVGVQIVKQSMGSDPAAVAFDTVQSGVAKGVDVIILDTAGRLHNKQGLMDELSKIKKVMSKVIPDAPHEVLLVLDASTGQNAIEQAKHFSAATQVTALALTKLDGTAKGGVVLSIADEFKIPIKYIGLGEKMEQLQVFNRQAFIETLFE, encoded by the coding sequence GTGGGTATTTTTGATAAAATTTTTGGCAACTCTAAACCGGAAGAGGAATTACAGGCGGAAGAAAAGCAGCTGAATGAAGGTTTGGAGAAAACCAAACAGGGATTTTTTTCCAAAATTACCAAAGCTGTTGCCGGTAAATCGACGGTAGATGAAGCCTTCCTGGATGAACTGGAGGAAATTCTGATTTCATCGGATGTCGGTTTACCGACCACCATAAAAATCATCGATCGTCTGGAAGCGCGCGTGTCCAAGGATAAATATTTGAACACGAATGAATTAAATCAAATCCTGAAAGACGAGATAGGCAATATCCTTGCAGAAAACAATACAAAGGACTTAATGGACTTTATCCCTGCGACGGATAAAAAACCATACGTAATTATGGTTGTTGGTGTTAACGGAGTAGGTAAAACCACCACCATCGGAAAATTATCCTATCAGTTGAAAAAGGCAGGCAAGGAGGTTTTGCTGGGCGCAGGAGATACCTTTAGAGCAGCTGCCGTGGATCAACTTGTCATCTGGAGCGAGCGGGTAGGTGTTCAGATTGTAAAACAAAGTATGGGAAGCGACCCGGCTGCCGTGGCTTTTGATACCGTGCAATCCGGCGTAGCGAAGGGAGTGGATGTAATCATACTGGATACGGCGGGTCGTTTGCATAATAAGCAGGGACTGATGGACGAATTATCCAAGATTAAAAAGGTAATGTCAAAGGTCATACCGGATGCTCCGCATGAGGTTTTATTGGTATTAGATGCTTCCACAGGTCAAAACGCCATTGAACAGGCAAAGCATTTTTCTGCCGCCACTCAGGTCACGGCTTTGGCTCTAACAAAATTAGACGGCACTGCTAAAGGCGGAGTTGTATTAAGTATTGCCGATGAATTTAAGATCCCCATCAAATATATTGGCTTAGGCGAGAAAATGGAACAACTCCAGGTGTTCAACCGTCAGGCATTTATTGAGACCTTGTTTGAGTAA
- a CDS encoding DUF4295 family protein, producing the protein MAKVSKNAKVDRGKNVGESKNMVKIIKAVKSTKSGAYTFREKVVHKDLLQQTLKDL; encoded by the coding sequence ATGGCAAAAGTATCCAAAAACGCGAAAGTTGACAGAGGTAAAAATGTGGGTGAATCCAAGAATATGGTGAAAATCATTAAAGCCGTTAAGTCAACAAAATCAGGTGCTTATACTTTCAGAGAGAAAGTGGTTCACAAAGATTTACTGCAGCAAACTTTAAAAGATTTATAA
- the rpmG gene encoding 50S ribosomal protein L33, giving the protein MAKKKGNRIQVILECTEHKTSGLGGISRYITTKNRKNTPERIELKKFNPIMKKVTVHKEIK; this is encoded by the coding sequence ATGGCAAAGAAGAAAGGCAATAGAATTCAGGTCATATTAGAATGTACTGAACATAAGACTTCCGGGTTAGGCGGAATTTCCCGTTATATCACGACCAAAAACAGAAAGAATACACCGGAAAGAATCGAGTTGAAGAAATTCAATCCGATTATGAAAAAAGTAACTGTTCATAAAGAAATAAAATAA
- the rpmB gene encoding 50S ribosomal protein L28, protein MARFCDLSGKGPMTGNSVSHSNIKTKRKFYPNLQKKTFFIPEVDRWIELKVSTSAIRTINKKGIYSYLKELEKKGEIQLGF, encoded by the coding sequence ATGGCAAGGTTTTGTGATTTATCAGGTAAAGGTCCAATGACAGGTAACAGTGTTTCTCACTCTAACATCAAGACGAAGAGAAAATTTTATCCTAATTTACAGAAAAAGACTTTTTTTATCCCTGAAGTAGACAGATGGATAGAGTTGAAAGTGTCAACTTCCGCGATTCGCACCATCAACAAGAAAGGCATTTATTCATACCTGAAAGAATTAGAGAAAAAAGGCGAAATTCAATTAGGATTCTAA
- a CDS encoding ABC transporter ATP-binding protein: protein MISCQNIYKSYDQLHVLKGVSLDIVKGELVCIVGPSGAGKSTLLHIIGTLDKADKGTVTINGQDIAALKDAALSDFRNKYLGFVFQFHHLLPEFSALENVCIPAFIAKMNESEAKRRAEDLLDFLGLKDRMQHKPNELSGGEQQRVSVARALMNKPLVILADEPTGNLDTERSEELHQLFFDLKKEFNQTFVIVTHNDLLAAKADKKLMMKDGLIIN from the coding sequence GTGATTTCCTGTCAAAATATCTATAAATCGTACGATCAGCTTCATGTTTTGAAAGGTGTTTCGCTGGATATTGTGAAAGGGGAGCTGGTGTGTATAGTAGGGCCTTCCGGTGCCGGAAAATCAACATTGCTTCATATTATCGGTACTTTAGACAAGGCAGATAAAGGAACCGTCACGATTAACGGGCAGGATATTGCAGCTTTAAAAGATGCGGCATTGTCTGATTTCAGGAATAAGTATCTGGGGTTTGTGTTTCAGTTTCATCATCTGTTGCCGGAGTTTTCGGCTCTGGAAAATGTCTGTATTCCTGCCTTTATTGCTAAAATGAACGAGTCTGAGGCAAAAAGAAGAGCTGAAGACTTGCTGGATTTTTTGGGGTTAAAAGACAGAATGCAGCACAAGCCGAACGAGTTATCCGGCGGAGAGCAGCAGAGGGTTTCCGTTGCAAGGGCTCTGATGAATAAGCCTTTGGTCATCCTTGCGGATGAACCAACAGGCAACCTGGATACAGAAAGAAGCGAGGAACTGCATCAGTTATTCTTCGATTTAAAGAAGGAGTTTAACCAAACCTTCGTCATCGTGACGCACAACGATTTGCTGGCAGCCAAGGCTGATAAGAAACTGATGATGAAAGATGGCCTGATAATTAACTAG